In Spirochaetota bacterium, one DNA window encodes the following:
- a CDS encoding GNAT family N-acetyltransferase → MIDHSDSKEYKNLFFTYMKSDNLADIIEILSNTKVCEYLFFAPCPKEHLEDYFLPKIHKIQDQLKEQRLPNTHLFVIKKDDRVVGYCGIDAIAYSSNNYTIGYTIDEPFWGQGLGTIVGEFLVYYAFEVLKARKLTGDCFEQNIGSAKIMKNLGFKLEGVVRDLYKKNNIYCNNLLFGLLK, encoded by the coding sequence ATGATAGATCATAGCGATAGCAAAGAATACAAAAATTTGTTTTTCACTTATATGAAGTCGGATAATTTGGCTGATATTATAGAGATCTTATCTAATACCAAAGTATGTGAGTATCTATTTTTTGCACCTTGTCCTAAAGAACATTTGGAAGATTATTTTTTACCCAAAATTCATAAAATTCAAGATCAATTAAAAGAACAGAGATTACCTAATACGCATCTCTTTGTTATAAAAAAAGATGACAGGGTAGTAGGGTATTGTGGAATAGACGCTATTGCTTATTCATCGAATAATTATACTATAGGCTATACGATAGATGAACCTTTTTGGGGACAAGGCTTGGGGACGATTGTAGGAGAATTTTTGGTGTATTATGCTTTTGAAGTGTTAAAGGCTAGAAAATTAACAGGTGATTGTTTTGAACAAAATATAGGCTCTGCAAAAATAATGAAAAATCTAGGATTCAAGTTAGAAGGTGTTGTTCGTGATTTATATAAAAAAAATAATATTTATTGTAACAATCTATTATTTGGCCTCTTAAAATAA
- the flgB gene encoding flagellar basal body rod protein FlgB, giving the protein MIFGNTSSGFGRTSAMLEQGIQASTLRRQLIANNIANVDTPGYKRAELSFESQIRRAVASETPPRLATYKTDARHIDFNKKIDFTKVQPRISVEYDTSYRNDGNNVDIDVESAQAATNTMQYNLMMELYSRNIKLLDIAMR; this is encoded by the coding sequence ATGATTTTTGGAAATACCTCATCAGGTTTCGGTCGTACCTCAGCTATGCTAGAGCAAGGTATTCAAGCTTCTACTCTTAGAAGACAACTAATTGCTAATAATATCGCTAATGTGGATACCCCAGGCTATAAAAGAGCAGAGCTTAGTTTTGAATCTCAAATTCGTCGTGCTGTTGCATCTGAGACACCACCACGCCTTGCCACATATAAAACTGATGCTAGGCATATTGACTTCAATAAAAAAATTGATTTTACCAAAGTTCAACCTCGTATCAGTGTAGAGTATGATACATCTTATCGTAATGACGGAAATAATGTTGATATCGATGTAGAATCGGCACAAGCAGCTACTAATACCATGCAATATAATCTCATGATGGAATTATATAGTAGAAATATTAAATTACTTGATATAGCGATGAGATAA
- the fliE gene encoding flagellar hook-basal body complex protein FliE: MKIGTSSVNQTTLQMNQLDSRHINKNQNKAMSGDVEQSFAEVFFNVVNNINANQNDADQLQQAAITRPDSVNVSDILIATEKARLSVGMLKSVTERATRAYSEIMNIR; the protein is encoded by the coding sequence GTGAAAATAGGAACATCATCCGTGAATCAAACGACATTACAGATGAATCAACTGGATTCAAGGCATATTAATAAGAATCAAAACAAAGCTATGTCAGGTGATGTAGAACAAAGTTTTGCTGAAGTGTTTTTTAATGTTGTTAATAACATTAACGCTAATCAAAATGATGCTGATCAATTACAACAAGCGGCAATTACAAGACCAGATTCTGTAAATGTGTCTGATATTTTAATTGCCACAGAAAAAGCTCGTTTGTCTGTAGGGATGTTAAAATCTGTTACAGAAAGAGCAACAAGAGCTTATAGTGAGATAATGAATATTCGCTAA
- the flgC gene encoding flagellar basal body rod protein FlgC — translation MGLFTSMNIGATGLSAQRMNIDVIANNIANANSTRTTEGGPYQRSRIILTPRAGVPVFKSPHVPDALQPAMGGGVKVNSIEKDESPARMVNDPTHPDAITNGKWAGYVAYPNVNIVKEMVNMISANRSYEANVSMIDSSKQMFERALRLGQ, via the coding sequence ATGGGTTTATTTACCAGTATGAATATCGGAGCGACAGGGCTTAGTGCTCAACGCATGAACATTGATGTTATTGCAAACAATATAGCTAATGCTAATTCAACACGCACGACAGAAGGTGGTCCTTATCAACGGTCAAGAATTATTTTAACACCAAGAGCTGGCGTGCCTGTATTCAAAAGCCCTCATGTACCTGATGCTCTTCAACCAGCTATGGGTGGCGGTGTGAAAGTTAATTCTATAGAAAAAGACGAGTCACCGGCTAGAATGGTGAACGATCCAACACATCCAGATGCGATTACTAATGGGAAATGGGCTGGTTATGTAGCATATCCTAATGTTAATATTGTCAAAGAAATGGTAAATATGATCTCTGCAAATAGGTCTTATGAAGCTAATGTTAGTATGATTGATTCTTCTAAACAAATGTTTGAAAGAGCTTTAAGATTAGGACAATAA